GGCCAAAATATTGCTGCGGCATACGGAATGGAATGTTTCCGAAATCGCTTATTCGTTAGGTTTAAAGAGGCTACTCATTTCAGAGGCTACTCGCCTTGCATTTCAGTTATTTCTTCAAAAAAAAGATGCAGATCACCGCTCCGCTTTCGGGAAATGGATTGATTATTTGTTGAGTAGTTCCAGTGCTTTTAGGATTTTCTTGTCTCTCTTGAGATTTTCAAAATTATCGCCTTGCAAAACTTCAACATCAGGCAGGATATTTCCGGTGTAAATCTTTGAATTTCTGTCAACGACATAGTCGGTGGAAAGATTTATTCCAGCTTCCTTGCTGATCGTGAAGCCCTGCACAGCGGTCGTATAGTCAGCCGTTGGTTCACCAACGATATACGTGTTTTTTCTTCCGATTAACGATATAGCCGTCATTTCACCAGCGCTGGCGGTGTAGCAACTCGTAAGGATAATCAGGGGAATATCTTTTTTTAATGGTTTTTTTAATTGTACCTGCCTAAGCAATTTAATGCCGTCAATCCGCATGTTTCCATCCCTGATTTCCCATTGCCCGGATGATAAGCCCTGTGCATTTCTAAAACCTCCGAAAACCATGTTATCACCGATAAACTCTTGCAAACCCAAGAAAATAGGATACATATTGCCACCGGTATTTGTTCTTAAGTCGATGATCCATGCCTTTATCTTTGCAGTGGATACTTTGTTGATATGGGCTGTGATATCATTGGCAATGCTGTCGACTTTCTTAAATGCAAAGTCATGATTGCCGGGTATCCTGAGGTACGCTGTTCTACGATCAATGATCTGGCTGACTACCGCCTTTTCAGTTTTTAACCTCCCTTTTAGATAAGTGTTTTCAGGTCGCTCAGCCTTGTCCCAGCCGTAGGTTCTATCCTTGTATTTAAGTGATCCGTGATGATCCCTGAGCAGGCGAAAGACCTCAGTATATAGTGGAGCTAGGTCAGATACTGTATCCAGATTTTTTGCTTTGCTATATAAGATGCTTTCAATCAGGTTGATGTTGGTCGTATCAACGGCGTTTGATCTGATGAGGTTAATGGAGTTGTCCACAAATGATTTGACGCTGTCACTTTTAAACGTTTGCGAAAAAGACGAAAGACAGAGAAATAGCAAAATTTGGAATAGAGGATACTTGATCACTTGCATCAATTAAATTAGACGATAATGATATAAAGATAAGTATTTCGCGGCAACTATTATGTTGCGCCTTCCAGAGGTGATTCCATTGCCAGTTATTTTCTGTTAACACTCGAACGCAATCGATTTATGGCTATCAAGCGCGCATAGCCTCAAATGACTAGAACGAAA
The genomic region above belongs to Sphingobacterium zeae and contains:
- a CDS encoding S41 family peptidase; amino-acid sequence: MIKYPLFQILLFLCLSSFSQTFKSDSVKSFVDNSINLIRSNAVDTTNINLIESILYSKAKNLDTVSDLAPLYTEVFRLLRDHHGSLKYKDRTYGWDKAERPENTYLKGRLKTEKAVVSQIIDRRTAYLRIPGNHDFAFKKVDSIANDITAHINKVSTAKIKAWIIDLRTNTGGNMYPIFLGLQEFIGDNMVFGGFRNAQGLSSGQWEIRDGNMRIDGIKLLRQVQLKKPLKKDIPLIILTSCYTASAGEMTAISLIGRKNTYIVGEPTADYTTAVQGFTISKEAGINLSTDYVVDRNSKIYTGNILPDVEVLQGDNFENLKRDKKILKALELLNK